The DNA sequence TAGAGTAATTGATCTTTTAGCAAAGGAATGAGCCAAGAAGGAAGTTTTTGGAAGATTGACCATGCTGGTAGTTTCTCCGGTATTTGCAAATGAAGCTTTTTGGACAGACATCCTAGGAACTACTTTTTCTAGACATGGTTTGGAATGTAATAGTAATAGCCTTCATACATTGGCTCAATATCCAAATTTGGCAGGGGATTATAATATGCCCCTTgatgtatctattcaaacaacttAATTAGTTATATAAATGCATCctttaaaccaaaaaaaaaaatagttttaaatttaataataaaatgcTACTATACTAATAATTACTAAGTCAGCATCTGACAATCAATGCATTTTATCTAATATTAGAaaggaaagaaaacaaaagaagaTAAAACCAATTCAGTTTTTTCATGCTGATGGAAACTGTCAACGTTATTCGGCGAATCCGTTGTTCTGTTACTATTACATGACACGTTTTAGGCTCCCAAGGAATGCTAATTACTAATTCTAACAAAACATCCCGTGTTACACGTGCTAGATTTATTAGGAAACAAAATTATTGTACTGAGGAAAATCAGAACCCAACACCGCAAccaataagaaaaacaaaatagagCAACCTTTGTCAGAAAACGATTGAGCTGATAATGTTGTACGTAGTTACACTATAGTTAAAAACAACTTTTGTCAGAAAATGATTGAAGTAAAATGGTGTACTAATTAATATATATTTGGTCTTGTAGTGAAGATTTCTTGTTTTCTTGAAAAGGTGATAGAATGAGTAAGGAAGAGATTGAAGAGAGCAGTGTGATAGAGGGATTATTAAGGAGAAATGGTAGTACTGGAGGAAGTACTGGATCATTGAGGTGGGTTGATGGTAATGAATTAGTTAATCAACAAGTAGTGGTTGATAATAATGAAGAAATTAGAGAAAGTAATTATGGATCTGTTAGGAGAAGGCTTAAGAAGCCAAAAAGAGTGGATTCTTTAGATGTTGAATCTATGCAGATTAAAGGAGCTCATGGTAGCCACCACAAACAGGTAATTTTAGAAGATTTAACTTATATGTACGGACAGTGTAAGGAGTTTTACAGAATAATTGACGTCTATTCAATAATAACAGGTTAGTTTATTTTTACCAGGTTGCAAATTAATGCGTATCATAGAAATTTACATCTAATTACATTGTAAATGACCTGATTGCATAAATATTTTATACACCAGTGCGTAAAACTTAAACTCAATTTTTAGAAACATCTAACTTATACATTGACAGCCTAAATGAATTTTTATACGATAAATGTATTTGAACTTGATGTGCGTAGTAGGTAATTGATAGTGTAAAGATTACAGAATAATTGACGTCTATTCCATAATAACAGCTTAGTTCATTTCTATCAGGTTGTCAATTAATGCTTATCATAGAGATTCATATCTAATTACTTGTAAATGACTTGATTGCATAAATATTTTATACACCAGTGCGTAAAACTTAAATTCAATTTTCAGAAACATTTAACTTATACATTGACAGCCTAAAAAAATTTTATACCATAAATGTATTTGAACTTGTTGTGCGTAGTAGGTAATTCTTATTTTTCAGGTTACTAATTTCACTTTTTATGGACAGTAATTATCATTTAAACACttgataattttatatttatctTATACTGTCAATGCATAAAAGTTAAACTATTTTTCTCAATGGCATCTCTGAAACTCTGTGTTGGTATGGTTTCTCTAAAAGTTGAGCGTTTTGTGACCTTTTTCCCTTTCCTGTTGTGTTTCATTAGCTTATGGGTCTGTATGATTAAATAAGTTAAATAAGCTTTTCTTATTTAGAGCACTGTGGACCAAGAAAATGTAGTCTAAACTATATATGCTTTTGGAGAACGAGTAAGCCACCTATTTTTGATAATTGTGGTGTCGGGACCAACTTATGTGCACCTCGACTAATTTTATCAGCAACAACTATCAGGTAACTCTATCCAAAAAGGCTTGAACAAATGAAAAAAATCACCTAGTGTGTTTGTGTCCGCTAGAATTTGAACGTGAGACCTGAGGCTCTCAACTCAACTTATTGACCACTAAGCTACCTTATGACAAGTCATTACCAAATTTTCAAGTCTGAGATACGAGGAACAAATTCCTGTCCATTAATTGGAAGAAATACCATAGCAAATTACATTAATCAGAAAAAGATATACAAAAATATCTTCAGAATTCCTTAATAAACCATTAGTCATGAAAAGGATCCTAGATAGACTGTAATGTTGCTGCCATGCAAATGCATGTTCTCTCCCTTTTGATTGTACCTATTTCTGGAACTAGCATCATTTCTGATTACATAATTTCTGTCACTTGTACAAAACAGGATGTGCCTCTTTTGGGTACTCTTGCTCTAGCATTTCAAACACTTGGTGTGGTATATGGTGATATGGGCACAAGCCCTTTATATGTTTTCTCAGACGTATTCAGCAAAGTCCACATCACTTCAGAAGTGGATGTCTTAGGGGCATTGTCAATTGTGTTTTACACAATTGCTCTCATTCCCCTTATGAAGTATGTATTCATAGTGCTCAAGGCCAATGACAATGGAGAAGGTATACATGGGCAGTTACCAAAAGTTTATCTTTTGTTCTCAACTTGTCATATGCTGATTTTATAGTAGATAATGTTGAGAAAAACGTGGCAGGAGGAACATTTGCACTGTATTCATTGATCTGCAGATATGCAAATGTCAATCTTCTTCCGAATCGTACGCCTGCTGATGAATGCATCTCAAGTTTTAAGCTCAAATTGCCCACTCCTGAGCTAGAAAGGGCTGTGTACATAAAGGAGATATTGGAACGAAAATCGTTGCTGAAAACGCTTCTCTTGTTGTTGGTTTTGATGGGAACGTCAATGATAATAGGGGACGGTATCTTGACTCCAGCAATATCAGGTACTTTGTCTTGAAATGGATTGCAGAATTTACTTTTGTGTCGTTTGAATAGAAATTATATACTGTTGGCTGCAAAAAAGTTTCTTTTTGGGCAGTTATGTCTGCTGTTAGTGGACTGCAGGGAAGGGTACCAGGATTTAATACAGGTGAGTTTGCTTATTATCATTTAAATTACAGCAAATGACTACTTCTAAGGAGCTCAGATAATGTTGCTTTATTGAAACCATTAATGTGATTGATATTGTATGCAGATGCTCTTGtcataatttcaattatcatCCTTGGCGCATTATTCAGCATACAGAGATTTGGGTCAAGTAAAGTTGGTTTCACTTTTGCTCCCGCCCTTGCATTGTGGTTCTTCAGTCTGGGGTCTATAGGAATTTACAATCTGCTGAAGTATGATTTCACAGTTATAAGGGCTGTAAATCCAGCTTATATCTATCTATTCTTCAAGAAGAACTCGAGTAAGGGATGGTCCGCTCTTGGTGGCTGTGTATTATGCATCACAGGTGCGTGAAGTTATTATTCTCCTTTTATTTGCTCTAAACTTAAAAAAGAATTTGGCATACAGAGATATCTGAGTAATGGATGCATATGCCAATGTGTATATGTATGCCTAATGCAAATATGTGGATTGAGATATCGGTAAATTTTACAGCAGATTGCCTAGAAGCTCCTTTTCTATAGAGTGTCAACATACATCTCATTCACTGAACATAGTTTTGATTAAAAGGAATTTGGTAGTCTTTTCCAGAATGCTCTTGCAAATGCTTACATTGATAATAATGCTATTCTTATGCTGCATATGTATGGAACGATTTCATCTGGAAAACTTGTGAAATGATGCAGAATACTTATGTGATGCTCAGTTATTCAACACGTGCTATTTGATCCATGTTTGCAGGAGCAGAAGCAATGTTTGCGGATTTAGGTCATTTCTCTGTGAAGTCTATACAGGTGTTTTCTTTTCCGTTGTCCCTTCACTCTTATCTACTTACCTTAATTTAACATCTGCAACAGCTGTTTCATTTCTTATGCAAGTTGTATGGTGCAGATTGCCTTCACAAGCGTGGTGTTCCCCTGCCTTCTTTTGGCCTACTTAGGCCAAGCTGCTTTTCTTATGCAACATCCTCAGTCAGCTGGCAGAATCTTCTATGATTCAGTCCCAAGTGATAGCCCTGCTAACGTTCAGCTCTAAATATTCTCTTTCCCCATTCTGTCTATAGCTATTCTCCATTGACACTCAAGTTTTTTTGTGAACAAGCAGATAGTCTCTTCTGGCCAGTTTTCGCGATAGCAACTGTAGCTGCTATAATTGCAAGCCAGGCCATGATATCTGCTTCATTTTCATGTGTTAAGCAAGCCATGGCTCTCGGATGCTTCCCCAGGGTGAAGATTATTCACACCTCAAAAGAGCACATGGGTCAAATCTATATTCCTGTCATTAATTGGTTTCTGATGATAATGTGCATGCTCGTGGTTGCTGCATTTAGGAGTACAACAAGTATAGCCAATGCATACGGTTAGTGTTTCTCTTTAACTATATATTCAATTAATTAATAGGATACTAGTTTATTTCAGTCTGTAATATAATCCTTGTTAGTTCATACTGAGAGTATGACTTCTCAATTGCAGGCATAGCTGAAGTCGGTGTCATGATCGTTACCACCACTTTGGTTACAATTGTAATGCTACTGATATGGCAAACAAATTTGCTTCTGGCTTTGTGGTTTCCATTGGTATTTGGCACAATGGAGCTCATTTATATGTCTGCTGTTTTATCAAAGATCTTGGAAGGTGGTTGGCTTCCACTTGTTTTCGCCTCTCTCTTCCTCTGTGTGATGTATATCTGGAACTATGGAAGTGTGTTAAAATATCAGAGCGAAGTTAAGCAGAAAATTTCGATGGAATTTATGGACGAGCTTGGATGTTCGTTGGGGACAATACGAGTACCAGGAATAGGTTTACTATATAATGAGCTGGTTCAAGGCATTCCATCTATTTTAAGTCAGTTTCTATTGGATCTTCCGGCTATTCATTCTGTAATAGTCTTTGTGTGCATCAAATATGTGCCAGTTCCTGTTGTCCCCCAAGAAGAA is a window from the Nicotiana tomentosiformis chromosome 10, ASM39032v3, whole genome shotgun sequence genome containing:
- the LOC104090840 gene encoding putative potassium transporter 12 isoform X1 yields the protein MSKEEIEESSVIEGLLRRNGSTGGSTGSLRWVDGNELVNQQVVVDNNEEIRESNYGSVRRRLKKPKRVDSLDVESMQIKGAHGSHHKQDVPLLGTLALAFQTLGVVYGDMGTSPLYVFSDVFSKVHITSEVDVLGALSIVFYTIALIPLMKYVFIVLKANDNGEDNVEKNVAGGTFALYSLICRYANVNLLPNRTPADECISSFKLKLPTPELERAVYIKEILERKSLLKTLLLLLVLMGTSMIIGDGILTPAISVMSAVSGLQGRVPGFNTDALVIISIIILGALFSIQRFGSSKVGFTFAPALALWFFSLGSIGIYNLLKYDFTVIRAVNPAYIYLFFKKNSSKGWSALGGCVLCITGAEAMFADLGHFSVKSIQIAFTSVVFPCLLLAYLGQAAFLMQHPQSAGRIFYDSVPNSLFWPVFAIATVAAIIASQAMISASFSCVKQAMALGCFPRVKIIHTSKEHMGQIYIPVINWFLMIMCMLVVAAFRSTTSIANAYGIAEVGVMIVTTTLVTIVMLLIWQTNLLLALWFPLVFGTMELIYMSAVLSKILEGGWLPLVFASLFLCVMYIWNYGSVLKYQSEVKQKISMEFMDELGCSLGTIRVPGIGLLYNELVQGIPSILSQFLLDLPAIHSVIVFVCIKYVPVPVVPQEERFLFRRICPKDYHMFRCVARYGYKDVRKEDHHSFEQLLVDSLEKFLRKEALDLALENKLSQPEFDSNSLRPRDNSEVSVDELKVPLMRDQRLEVRTSTSEASITASVDDVPGLEYELSALREAIESGFTYLLGHGDVRAKKNSWFIKKLTINYLYAFLRRNCRGGVATMRVPHMNIIQVGMTYMV
- the LOC104090840 gene encoding putative potassium transporter 12 isoform X2, with amino-acid sequence MSKEEIEESSVIEGLLRRNGSTGGSTGSLRWVDGNELVNQQVVVDNNEEIRESNYGSVRRRLKKPKRVDSLDVESMQIKGAHGSHHKQDVPLLGTLALAFQTLGVVYGDMGTSPLYVFSDVFSKVHITSEVDVLGALSIVFYTIALIPLMKYVFIVLKANDNGEGGTFALYSLICRYANVNLLPNRTPADECISSFKLKLPTPELERAVYIKEILERKSLLKTLLLLLVLMGTSMIIGDGILTPAISVMSAVSGLQGRVPGFNTDALVIISIIILGALFSIQRFGSSKVGFTFAPALALWFFSLGSIGIYNLLKYDFTVIRAVNPAYIYLFFKKNSSKGWSALGGCVLCITGAEAMFADLGHFSVKSIQIAFTSVVFPCLLLAYLGQAAFLMQHPQSAGRIFYDSVPNSLFWPVFAIATVAAIIASQAMISASFSCVKQAMALGCFPRVKIIHTSKEHMGQIYIPVINWFLMIMCMLVVAAFRSTTSIANAYGIAEVGVMIVTTTLVTIVMLLIWQTNLLLALWFPLVFGTMELIYMSAVLSKILEGGWLPLVFASLFLCVMYIWNYGSVLKYQSEVKQKISMEFMDELGCSLGTIRVPGIGLLYNELVQGIPSILSQFLLDLPAIHSVIVFVCIKYVPVPVVPQEERFLFRRICPKDYHMFRCVARYGYKDVRKEDHHSFEQLLVDSLEKFLRKEALDLALENKLSQPEFDSNSLRPRDNSEVSVDELKVPLMRDQRLEVRTSTSEASITASVDDVPGLEYELSALREAIESGFTYLLGHGDVRAKKNSWFIKKLTINYLYAFLRRNCRGGVATMRVPHMNIIQVGMTYMV